The region atttataGAGATGAATGACTGAATGAGTCGAAAACTTCGAAGAAGAGAgactattttcaaatttcactgaCACTTGAGAGAACaaacacatatttaaccctcaaataaaaataataaattaattttaacataattgtgtcattaaaataactaaataataaaatttaatgtcattaaatttaattttcctCCAATATTAATATTGTTCGGTGAAATTTAATGattaactttttaattcatcctcaatttaactttttattttattcttaactacgtaataaaatcataacattttgtatttaataaacAAACGTTGTAAAAGTGTTTTCACAAACATACCATTGTCACGGCCAAtcgtaaaataaattaaaaagaaaacgtAAAAATGTTGAATAATGATAACATATGATAGCGagaaattttactattattaaatataaaattaatttttaaaataaaattatttaatactttttatattatttaatatgataatgCATTAGTCATTTTCATTATAAAGATGACTGTATagagttttaaatttaatttgaatctCATTGTATTATATtcctttaaacaaaaatattgttataatattcatattcttaatataattttatttaactaactTATGactacattaaaattattttaatttttttatgcataaaacaaattatacattatagttgtataatatttatgaacatttttgtcttccaaataaaataaaattgcattaataattattgaggtcaaaattcattaaatgtcacacttaattatgaattttatacttattaattataaaattaatactcGAGCACTTATCACTTGACCAAAAGCTATCGTTATTAGTCAAGGAGCAACTCTTTCTACTTAAGCGTGTATGAGCCCAAGCGTCATGATTCGATTGTGACTCGGCCCACCCAGCCTCCACCACAAAACAATTGGTGTCACCcgcaacaatctccccctcaacaAATCTTTATACTtagcaaaaattaaaagagagtgCAAAGAAAGCACAAGAGACAACAAGATTTATATTGGTTCGATTCAaatgaatctacatccagtctctAGTTTTTCTCACTAAAAATTTCACTATAAAACCCCTATGCAATTCCTAAACTCTAAAACCACACGTCTAGAAACACCCCTTcaagaaatatgaaaattgtaATGTTCCAAGCAATTGCACACAATTACCATAATCACAGTGATAACATACAAAATTTCAGATTCAAGAAATTACAGAAACTAGTGAAAAAACAGTAGCAATGATGGAACAATAACACCTGATTCAGTACACAACTTTGGTGTCAATATTACACCCTCTTCATTGGATCTTGTTTATCATTCTTGATGAACACTTAAGCACTTGCTGTAGAATCTGCTCCAAGAAAATATTCAACActctttcctctttcttttgGTTGAAATACGTATTTACAATAGGTGCAGTGATCTTATTATATGAATCAGCTGTTGTCTAGAAGTACCTAGTTGACTAAGTTATTTGGCTAATCAACTAGATTATGACAGAACTCAAGTTCATGTTCCAGAACCAATCTAGTTGACTAGCGAGACAACTTAACCAGTATATAGTTGACTAGACTAACGACTAGTGTGGTTTTATAGTGAACTTCTAGTGAGAAAAACTAGATACTAGATGTAGATTCATTTGAATCGAACCAATATAAATCTTGTTGTCTCTTGTGCTTTTTTTcactctcttttaatttttgctaagtataaatgttgaacaatatgcattcttaaattctttttgtcaatttgataaagatttaacaaaaactgtttttcaagtataaaaacaaatcaaaagttTGAGAAAGCAATTCACCCCTCTCTATTGGTTGTGAAAGATTGGTgcatcaaaactaaaaaatccCTTGTCAATAATTATTCAAACTTAACTTAGCTTTGTTTACCAATAAATGAGGAGGAAGAGAACAAAGTAGGTTAGACTTTTTTTTACTCTATGAGTGCAAAGTAACAAATGTTTTAccaatagataaaaaatatttcacattTAAAATGCCATTAATCTAATGGgagtttatttttcaaaatctctTTGTTCTAAAGAAAGACATTTCAAAAACTcgtttacatttttaaaaatttaattaatttttaagtctatcgtaaatttgaacaattttatttgaattcctATCAAATGTTATTGGTactcaatatttttatatttgtcaaCTGAGTTCatgtagtttaatttttattttattttttgtttatttggtGACGTTATTTTATGATGTGATCTTAATTATTTGTCTTTTCGTGTTAAGAAATGTAAGATtttgtgattaatataaaatgaaaaatgatttttattacttaataccattttatattaactacaaAACATCACATTTCATATTATACAgatacaaacaaacaaacaagatGAGGGGACAAGATAACAATCAAATCATACTTACGGAACCATTTAAACTCTAGAGACTCAATTGAACAAATAAGAATTTTGAGTACCTAAAAGACCAGAAGTATTTAATaagaacttaattaaaaataccaaattttatgaaaaatttaaaacttgattaattttattttttaattaaattaatataaatttcacttTACATGTCAGTTGTATAAATTTCAGTTAGAGGttcaattattaataaatggTTAGTTATTAATATGGGTATTTATATGTCTGCCTCACTTGATGGAAAAGAGATTAATCTTCTTTGAAGTTACCCTATCAAAGAGACAATTTATGGATTCAATTTCCAAAATTATGATAATACTTTGTTTGTTGGTAGTTGTTGGTGTGAAATTGAAAGGTAGCGTGAGTGCAGTTCCCCTTTTTCCGACAAAAGTTACAGTTCAAATAACCAACAAATTAAGTACGAAGCAGAAGCAATTGGATCTTCGCTGCAAAGACAAGCATCATGATCTAGGTTTgattaaactaaatattaatcAAACATATAGTTTTCGATTTTTTCCTGAATATTTTATTCCTACAACCTTGTACTTTTGTCATTTCGTATGGTCAAATGGTGATcatcattttaacatttatGTAGAAGAAAGGGATTTTTATTGTTCTCATTATCGATGTTCTTGGGAAATAATTGAGAATGGACCATGTAAGATTAAACCTGAATCTCGTCAATGCTTTATGTGGAATTAAAGCTTcagcaaaacaaaataatattttctcttcataattttttgttatccaTACAAAATCTATTCATGGTTAGATTTATtgaaaaatgatagaaaataaattttaaactagtTTAATTATCATACTAAACTGCACTTTACTCTAGCCATTATCATCCAAATTTTGGGATAAACTATAACAAATCCACACacatatatttcaaattgtagcatttagaaattagaaatacaataaaagttatatttaaatacaataaatataccTATTGAAATTCTTCCCCAGATAAAAGTATGCAACAAAcgcaacaaaataaaaatcccAAAGGAAATTTGTAActggttttaattatttaaaatacaattacaGTTAGTTTTAACGAAATGTCTaacatttatttgtaattaatatccttgtttattatacattatttatgattttaatgcTGGAGGTTATCTTAATAAAACTGTTATTgaattaagtaaaatataaagGTAGTcaaactcaaaatttatataataagatattaCTATTTATATAGTATTTACGAGTCACATTTAATGCATAATCGTAATACAATAGTATTGTGATATCTTGAACagaattgtaaaattatataaattgttgtctttttttttttaaattttctgttGTATTACCTATTCATATcttttaatgaataattaaaattttactacTGACACAACCACCTTTCAcctgattaaattaaattaaatattaatacaattaaaattcatttctaaacattacttaaatattaattaaattgagtaatataattattaaaaaatatttaatatattcaatGAGCACGAGAGAAATAAGAATCGGTCAACCAATTAAGTTTATGATATGTTTCAACATGAATTTTACATCATACTTATGTAccaaaaaatctaaataaattaaagtgtGTTGATAAGAAAACTAAgggatttaattaaatattaattaaattgagtaatatagttgttaaaaaatatttaatatattcaacAAGCATAAGAGAAACAAGAATCGATCAACCAAATAAGTTTATGATACGTTTAAACATGAAATTTTACATCTTACTTATGTTATATccaaaaatctaaataaattaaagtgtATTGATAAGAAAACTAAGAgatttaattaaacattaatgaaattgagtaatataattattaaaaaacattcGGTATATTCATTGAACATTAGAGAAACAAGAACTGGTCACCCAAATAagtttatcttatttttcaaCATGAATTTTCGCATCCTAATTATGGTGATATTCCAAAATCTAAACAAATTAAAGTGTACCGATCAGAAAACAAAGGaatttaattaagtattaattaaatttagtaataaaaatattaaaattcatttaatatatttattgagcGTGAGAAAAGCTAGAATTGGTCTCCCAATTAAGTTTGTGTTACGTTTTCATTATGAACTTTTACATGTTGACatccaaaagtttaaataaattgaagTGTATTCATAAGAAAAGTAaggatttaataaaatattaattaaattgagtaatacaattattaaaaagtatttaataattaattgagcatgATAGAAACAAGAATTTGTCGTCCAAATAAGTTTATGTTACAATTCAACGTGAACTTTTACATCATAGTTATTTTGCTACCccaaaatctaaataaattaaagtgtATTGATCAGAAAACTAAgggatttaattaaattgagtAATATCATTATTGAAAACCATTTAGTATATTCATTAAGCACGAGATAGATGAATTGGTCACCCAAATAAGTTTATGTTATGTTTCATTATGAAATTTTacatcttaattattttattactgcagaatctaaataaattaaagtgtACTTATCAGAAAACTAagtgatttaattaaattgagtaatataattattagaaaacATTTAATACATTCACCGAACATGAGAGAAATAAGAATTGGTCACCCAATTAAGTTTATGTTAAGTTTCAACAACAACTTTAACACATGGTACccaaaatctaaataaattaaaataaattgataaaaaactAAGAgatctaattaaatattaattaaattgaataatataattattaaaaatcatttaatatatTCATTGGACATGAGAGAAACAAGAATTggttaattaaataaatttattttacgtTTCATCATCAACTTTTACATCTTAATTATCTTGACACCTCatatctaaataaattaaactgTGTATTGATCAAGAAACCGAGGGATTTAAACAAGTAAacgtaaaaatattaaaaggtaaTAAATAACTCTTGAATACAAAAACTGCCATATACATGTGCtgtatgaatatatatatatatatatatatatatatatatatatatatatatatatatatattaaatataaaagcaaGTGAATGTAAATCTAAAGTGTAAAGATGAGTTTTTTTGAGGAATGTCAACAAAATTCATACATGCGGGTATCTGCGGATAAAACTCGCAAggataggaaatgaatattgtaaatagaTATCCATAAGTaacgggtacggatatttttaatacccacatgttaaaaaaaaactgtacCTGTATATACTCGTACTCgctatactataatttaaattaaaaaaattaaaaaataattaaaatattaacatattgattttgaatgagttattttttttattaaatagttttaaaaacatcatttctttataaattgtcattcaacactatttaaatgggttatttggactttgtttaaaatttatgaatgttatgtattttagtttatttgaatatacaattaaaatatattgttaaatatttatttttattttttctttgtaaataCTCGAGGGTACTCGTAAATATGTGtggatattaaaatattatatgaatatcCGCATAACGAATACCTAATAAATATGAATACATGTAcgaaacaaatatttatccgaCGATAAGATACGGATGAATTTTTGTCCCTAACCTCCTTGGCCAGTTGAAATCCCTGATTATTCTTAAGATTGAATAACTTCAAATGCAGTGTTAGTGCATGAATATGTAGGATTGCAAATCCGTTTTTAGTGGGTGGCAGTTGTGGTTTTATAGTTGATTTCCGTTTGTTGGGCGGAAGACAGTGAGACATTTATGAAACTTGTGTAGTTGTTAACTTCAACCATAACAAAGACTGTCTTATAATTACAACACtggaaactaaaaataaaaggtAATAAGAATCCATTAAAATCACTCTCACGGAGAGGAAACCAAGCCAAAAGTTGAAATATGTACGAGATTCATGCGACGAGTCACACGCTAAAAGacataaaaaagaacaacaacCAATGTTGCATGGCACGAGGAAACAAAGTTGGTGTCAACAACTGAAGTCATTCATAACGTCATGCACCTTTCTCTCCAAAACCTGAGAGCAAATCTGTCCCATGGTGCTGTAGAAAGTCAAAAGCTCAGAAAGTTGCTCCACCGTCATCTTCCCCATTACGTTTTTCGccattttttctcttccttcGTTCAGTTTCAGTCTCTCCACATACGAACCTGCATTCCTCACTGTTGCTCCCATCTGCTTCAACCGATTCTCTTGCTGCACGCTCAACACTGTGTTCGACTCCAAAAACTCTGCTCCAGCTTCAAGTTCAGAATCTCTAGAGGACCAATTCCCACGCCCAGTTGTGTATAGGTTTTTCGCAAGTGAAAAGCTACGCACTATGATTTTCCTCTTGTTCTCCATTTCCCTGTTGAGTTTCACAGGCTTTGGCACTGATGTTAAATTGTTCAGCTTCTTCTGATAAGCAATCACAGCCTTCACAAATTCCTGCATCATTAGCTAAATCTGTAAACAATGTATACCATATATAGCAtcagattgaaaaaaaatttgatcttttttaaCCTTATAAGCAAAGGGGCAACCGGGGTAATCAAATTCATCAGAATCAGGCTTTCTCATACGCTCAGGGTGAAATTGCAATCCCATGATAAATTTCCCATCTTCGGGGTTATAAGCATCAGGGTCATAAAACCCTTCGATCAAACCATCCGCAGAAAAAGCCATTGGAACGAAACGTTGTGCTAACCTCTTCACCCCTTGATGGTGGTAACTGTTAACCAAAATCtccctctcttcttcttcttctccttctccaccTTCCTCATGAAACCAGTTCCACAAAGGGGTGCTTTTTACGAGCTTCACGCCATGTCTATGGCCATCGTAATCATCGTAGTTCATGTGCATCACTCTATCACTCTCCGCACACCCTTTTGAAAGCTCTTTCCCAATGTCCTGGTAGAGGGTACCCCCACACGCGACATTGAGAACCTGGGAGCCCCTGCAGATACCCAGATAGGGAATGTTCCTCTCGAGGCAGAATCTGGCGAGGCTCAACTCGATGGAGTCTTTTTCTTTGTCGATGGAGGTATCGCTGGAATGAAGCCTTCTGATTTCTTCCAACTCTTCTGGGGAGAGAGCAGAGCCATTATCGTCGTCTTGCTGGTACCAACATGGCTCGATGTCTTCTCCCTCGCAGAGAAGAACGCCATGGATCGGCTCGAAGCTGGTTAGCAAGGATTGGACCCCGGAAACGCGAGGCACGATCACAGGTACTGCGCCATAGCTCACTATCAGATCAAGATGGTATTCCCCTGAAAATGATGAtaacgatgatgatgatgatgatgatgaaaaagatgattcAAATAATGATCAAGTTAGTTAGTTGGTTGATTAGTTACCGACGAAATCCACGAACTTGTTCTTGCGAAGCGTTCGTCGAGAAACGATGAGAACACGAGGGAGTATGCCAGAGAGATCGGAAGACATTATGAGCGATGTGGGGCTAATACTATTTCGAAAAAAGCTCAAATCTTAATGCATTGCTCTGTGGGACTCTCGCGATGCTTCTATTTATAGGGTGAAAtagatagattaaaaaatattatgggATTCTTGATTATAACGAATTTTATTATATGAGCCATGTTGATAATTAATatagatttgttttttttttctttttatttcaataaaaacacGTGAAAGTGTTAAGTAAATGACTCGTGCTTCTCCTATTAAGGCATCTTATCTTGGATTGCACTTTAATTAAGGTAATCAATTTTCTATATAATGAAaagttattgttatttataaataaatctcAATTGTTAATTGAAATTAAGATGTAAagataagattttattttatcttatagaATTAGAGATATTAAATAACtgattaagatttaaaaaatatctatatttaaaagatatatattcttaaaacaaaaaagaaaattatctcTTCTAGTGAGACAAAGCAGAATTTCTTTGATGAACAATAGAAGATATACATATTTGTTTTTGATAAActagagaaaataaatatttaaacaagtGAGACTATCATACAATATTTTcttatgaatatataattttttttaagcaactagtaaaattatattatgggATATGAAAATCGTTTTAAAAGATTGAGATGATGAGTATCATTCGTTGtatggtataaaaaataattttttttatcatgtgcTCCTTTATCTTCAATAATATAGTTCAAATATTCTACATTTTAATGTATTCATTCTTCAAGACTTTGTTGAGTCATGGATGACACAACACATCGTGATCAAAAGATTGTTgaggaaaaaaatgttattatttagaAAAGCAATATgaacttatgaaaaaaaatatgcatctaatttattatcacgCGTAGAAAATAGTAATGAGATGTTATTATTACTGTGGGaaatcatctttatttttttaaatataaatacacattATTAGTTTCCTTTTTAACAATTCTCTTAATAATTAAACCAATTGTTCAAAAgttgaatttggatttttttttgggAATTTTTGTGCTGTTCTTCTACTGCATCTTCTGCATCTTCGTAATACAATGATTACCATCaattttaacgttttaaaatacattaaaaagtCAAAAGCTTACGCAGTGGATTACTTAGAGTCAATGGAGTAATCAATATAACTATCAATTTTAGACTTTACTTCCACTAagtatatatattctttctctgggaaatatctatttatatatataacgaACAATCTACACTTTACTTTCATTCTTAACTAAgtcaacatttattttttcaagttaTGTTTTCAATTAAGTGCTTAATTAACCATGTCTGCAATCTGCAATCTGTCTCAGCAAGCACCAATCCCTCACTagctataataatataaaacccACTTACGACTTCATCACCCTAAACAAGTCCTATAATTAgtatttatgatttttctttttatgaatttattgttA is a window of Vigna unguiculata cultivar IT97K-499-35 chromosome 4, ASM411807v1, whole genome shotgun sequence DNA encoding:
- the LOC114181006 gene encoding putative glutamine amidotransferase GAT1_2.1, which translates into the protein MSSDLSGILPRVLIVSRRTLRKNKFVDFVGEYHLDLIVSYGAVPVIVPRVSGVQSLLTSFEPIHGVLLCEGEDIEPCWYQQDDDNGSALSPEELEEIRRLHSSDTSIDKEKDSIELSLARFCLERNIPYLGICRGSQVLNVACGGTLYQDIGKELSKGCAESDRVMHMNYDDYDGHRHGVKLVKSTPLWNWFHEEGGEGEEEEEREILVNSYHHQGVKRLAQRFVPMAFSADGLIEGFYDPDAYNPEDGKFIMGLQFHPERMRKPDSDEFDYPGCPFAYKEFVKAVIAYQKKLNNLTSVPKPVKLNREMENKRKIIVRSFSLAKNLYTTGRGNWSSRDSELEAGAEFLESNTVLSVQQENRLKQMGATVRNAGSYVERLKLNEGREKMAKNVMGKMTVEQLSELLTFYSTMGQICSQVLERKVHDVMNDFSC